One region of Armigeres subalbatus isolate Guangzhou_Male chromosome 3, GZ_Asu_2, whole genome shotgun sequence genomic DNA includes:
- the LOC134226541 gene encoding uncharacterized protein LOC134226541, producing the protein MCKLSPSIVRRCTIRYQIFFNLATIQFAPGTMAFQYLILLVIFFVNATNALQCSFCYNRDSCSTEPAAEECTASLASSHHHLLKDINANVGNAVESTVYQCYALSLTYTSAITGASVLMVQRGCIYNTIELCTGWISTTDVSQCSTCTTDGCNRNETVTTTPDPATTTTTVAPTTTTTVAPTTTTTVAPTTTTTVASTTTSSSTAEISSTTTTVSVTTPVDNSTTTVSSNATTSTTTVSVTTPSDNSTTTVSSNATTTTTAAPTTTTTAISSNTTTTVASENTTTTVAPATTTTTTIAPATTTTTTVAPATTTTVAPATTTTTVTSANVTTTTTTTEATTTPKPGGASAACVVSWLVVGSFALLHGFVAQWA; encoded by the exons ATGTGTAAGCTTTCACCTTCCATAGTTCGTCGGTGCACCATACGCTATCAAATCTTTTTCAATCTTGCTACAATACAGTTCGCTCCAGGAACCATGGCCTTCCAATATCTAATACTGctcgtgatattttttgttaatG CAACCAATGCGTTACAGTGCTCGTTTTGTTATAATCGCGATTCATGCAGTACAGAACCCGCAGCAGAGGAGTGTACAGCTTCATTAGCATCCTCACATCATCATTTACTCAAAGATATAAATGCTAATGTAGGTAACGCAGTAGAAAGTACTGTTTATCAATGTTACGCTTTGTCTTTGACTTACACCAGTGCGATAACAGGAGCATCCGTCTTAATGGTTCAAAGAGGATGTATCTACAATACGATCGAGCTCTGCACAGGCTGGATCAGCACTACAGATGTCTCGCAATGTAGTACATGTACCACTGATGGGTGTAATAGAAACGAAACTGTGACCACGACTCCGGATCCGGCAACGACAACCACTACGGTTGCTCCAACGACAACCACTACTGTTGCTCCAACGACAACCACTACTGTTGCTCCAACGACAACCACTACTGTTGCTTCAACGACAACAAGTTCTTCAACAGCCGAAATCTCGTCTACAACAACAACAGTTTCCGTTACTACACCTGTTGATAACTCCACCACGACCGTTAGCTCGAATGCCACAACATCGACGACGACGGTTTCCGTCACTACGCCGAGCGACAATTCTACCACAACGGTTAGTTCTAATGCCACAACAACGACGACGGCAGCGCCAACAACGACAACAACGGCGATATCGTCGAATACAACGACAACGGTAGCATCAGAGAACACAACAACGACGGTCGCTCCGGCAACAACCACGACGACAACGATCGCTCCGGCAACGACCACGACGACAACGGTTGCTCCGGCAACGACGACAACGGTCGCTCCGGCAACGACCACAACGACGGTAACTTCTGCTAATGtaacgacaacaacaacaacaaccgaAGCGACAACCACGCCTAAACCGGGAGGTGCGAGTGCAGCATGTGTCGTAAGCTGGTTAGTAGTGGGGTCATTTGCTTTGCTGCATGGCTTTGTTGCCCAATGGGCatga
- the LOC134219424 gene encoding uncharacterized protein LOC134219424 — MHQTLYRVHRLRTMKTAFIIKILYSFFVVGIQEATALNCTNCFSMIGWDDCKNHSEALPCSIAVVNDIHSELVEFNPTLQSLPETTANVSFQCFAIELESNRARPTGETDRGYVSGCTFKQQKVCGGWTNETRLIRCASCETVDICSGARHGLTAGSWVMLVMGVIAFMNVGVSRMLNGLCLII; from the exons ATGCATCAGACATTATATCGTGTACATCGGCTGAGAACAATGAAAACTGCATTTATAATTAAAATATTGTATAGCTTTTTTGTTGTTGGCATACAAGAAG CTACGGCTCTCAACTGCACCAACTGTTTCAGCATGATCGGGTGGGACGATTGCAAAAATCACAGTGAAGCGCTCCCATGCAGCATCGCCGTGGTTAACGACATCCACAGTGAACTGGTAGAGTTCAATCCCACTTTACAGAGTTTACCGGAAACAACTGCCAATGTTAGTTTCCAGTGTTTCGCGATTGAGTTGGAGTCGAACAGAGCCCGACCCACGGGGGAGACCGATCGGGGTTATGTCTCGGGCTGTACCTTCAAGCAGCAGAAGGTTTGTGGCGGATGGACGAACGAGACCCGGTTGATTCGGTGCGCTTCCTGTGAGACGGTGGATATCTGCTCAGGGGCACGGCATGGGCTAACGGCGGGATCATGGGTAATGCTAGTTATGGGGGTGATTGCTTTCATGAATGTCGGTGTTTCGAGGATGCTTAATGGTTTATGTTTAATTATTTAA